The Rhinatrema bivittatum chromosome 10, aRhiBiv1.1, whole genome shotgun sequence DNA segment GTGCTCTGGGCACTGCAGTGTTTACATTCCCACGCAGCTCGTGCTCTGGGCCTGCGTCGCTGCCGTGTTTACGTTCCCACGCAGCTCGTGCTCTGGGCCTGCATCGCTGCAGTGTTTACGTTCCCACGCAGCTCGTGCTCTGGGCACTGCAGTGTTTACATTCCCACGCGGCTCGTGCTCTGGGCCTGCGTCGCTGCCGTGTTTACGTTCCCACGCGGCTCATGCTCTGGGCCTGCGTCGCTGCCGTGTTTACGTTCCCACGCGACTCATGCTCTGGGCCTGCGTCGCTGCCGTGTTTACGTTCCCACGCGGCTCGTGCTCTGGGCTTGCGTCACTGCAGTGTTTACATTCCCACGCGGCTCGTGCTCTGGGCTTGCATCACTGCAGTGTTTACATTCCCACGTGGCTCGTGCTCTGGGCCTGCGTTGCTGCCGTGTTTACGTTCCCACGCGGCTCATGCTCTGGGCCTGCGTCGCTGCCGTGTTTACGTTCCCACGCGGCTCATGCTCTGGGCCTGCGTCGCTGCCGTGTTTACGTTCCCACGCGGCTCATGCTCTGGGCTTGCATCACTGCAGTGTTTACATTCCCACGCGGCTCGTGCTCTGGACCTGCATCGCTGCCGTGTTTACGTTCCCACGCGGCTCGTGCTCTGGGCCTGCGTCGCTGCCGTGTTTACGTTCCCACGCGGCTCGTGCTCTGGGCCTGCGTCACTGCCGTGTTTACGTTCCCACGCAGCTCGTGCTCTGCTCCAGCTGAGCAGCATTGAATGTCTTTATTCCTGCACAGCACATGTGCTGCCAAAGCTCTGGGATAGAAACCAGTGATAATATTAGGTAATTAGTTTGTGCCTGTGCAAAATGAACTGACTGTTGCTGACGTATTTTTAGGACATTTTTCACTGGCAGATCATGGATGGTAACCTTACAAATAACATACAAAGCTACTTCCCACTCATTGGTGAGTACTGGCTGTAACatcatgggggagggagaaggccTCTCcttattttggacatttctcaGTATTTCCCATTAATGGCGAtgctcttcctttcttcttcaggTCACATCCAGATAGCACAGGTACCAAACAGAGATGAACCCGACAGTCCTGGGGAGCTGAATTTTACTTACCTGTTTCATCTCTTGGAGAAACTGGACTATGAGGGATTTGTGGGCTGCGAGTACTCTCCACGAGGTGAGCCCACTGAGTGTGGGGCATGTTTTTCTGCTGCCTTGACCTCTTTGATAGGCTCAGTTTCTCCACGAGGTGAGCCCACTGCGTGTGGGGCATGTTTTTCTGCTGCCTTGACCTCTTTGATAGGCTCAGTTTCTCCACGAGGTGAGCCCACTGCGTGTGGGGCATGTTTTCCTGCTGCCTTGACCTCTTTGATAGGCTCAGTTTCTCCACGAGGTGAGCCCACTGCGTGTGGGGCATGTTTTCCTGCTGCCTTGACCTCTTTGATAGGCTCAGTTTCTCCACGAGGTGAGCCCACTGCGTGTGGGGCATGTTTTTCTGCTGCCTTGACCTCTTTGATAGGCTCAGTTTCTCCACGAGGTGAGCCCACTGAGTGTGGGGCATGTTTTTCTGCTGCCTTGACCTCTTTGATAGGCTCAGTTTCTCCACGAGGTGAGCCCACTGCGTGTGGGGCATGTTTTCCTGCTGCCTTGACCTCTTTGATAGGCTCAGTTTCTCCACGAGGTGAGCCCACTGCGTGTGGGGCATGTTTTCCtgctgccttgacctctgataGGCTCAGTTTGTGCAGTTTACAGGATTCTGGGCTCTGGAGCACTGCTCTCATCTTTGCTGCTTCCTGTGGGAAGACGGTGCTACAGCTCTCTCCATTGTTTCCATAAAGCTTCTTGTTTTACTTCAGCCTGGGCATCCcatggaggcagtgaatgcaggTGGAAGTCGGCTGTTACTATTGGTTCTTTCAGgttcaagagagagagaataagagtGGGACCCAGAGGGGGCAGGCCTTGTGCTGGCAAATGGTTCCCAGAGATGCCTAAAGCCCTGGGAACTGAAGGGGGCCCGGCCATGGAAGAGAGGTTTGCATACAACTGAGCACCTCCTTGTCCTTGTGTGCGCCTGACAGCTCAGAGAGGGCTGCAAGGCTCCgtgggtgccattttgaatactttggAGCCCCGTGCTAGTTGGGCTTAGTAGATCCTCGCAATCAGACCTGGAAGTTTGGTCTGTGGGACCACATGGCCTGCTCCCTTCTTGGATCTGAACCCTTGTGGGGGTCTTTTCATCCTGCTGGACCCCTAAGGACTTGACATGCCAAGCAAATTCAGGCCCTCGCAGAGAGGAAAGAGTAGAAGGACGGAAGCCGCAGACTTCCAACCTTGAGGATGCGGGAGCTGAGATGGAGCTCCTTGCATCTGAAGACATCTCTCGGACAGAGGATGTTAATCCTCAAGCACAGGGACTCCTCTCATACTCCTGCCTTGCATTTTGGCTTGAGAACCTGTGACTCTGAACTTCCTTCACTGTTGAGACCGATGCAGAGTGCCCTGTTCAGAAAGCTCTCTGGCAATGAGGAGGAGATGTCACCTCCAGTCTTTGTCATGTTAGGAAGGAATCCCTCAGAACCGACGGGTGGGAAAGGCAAGGGATCGACGGGAAACTCTGCTGTGAATTCCAAGAGTAAGGACATTTCTCCAGTTCTCTTCTGGTACGCAATCCTTATCCACATGGTTATTTGCACCTTCAAACAAATCtgaaagattggtaagacaaaaCTTCCCTTTTTGACTCGCCCCCATTATGGTGTGTCTTAATCTATAGCCAGAGATTTAGAGGGAGATAttcagtttatccagctaagtagtggtgaCTACGAATCTTCCCAGGATCAGCAGCCACCAATTATCCATCGAAATGGTAAGCGTAATGGAGAGGAGTTGTTAGCTGGTAGGTTCCCTCGCTCCTCCTGAGTTCCTCTCACCCAGGCTGACCAACTGCAGCGTCCTGGAGCTCCCAGAACCAGGAAAGTAgtattttcatttgcttttacTGTTCTGTGTGGCTCAGCAGGCTGTTTCTTAAAAAAAGCTGAGAAGCTGTGAGGCCTGTTTATTATTTCTCTGTCGGTGCCGTCTTATGCTGAGCGTGGGAAAGCCTGTTGGGCCTGCGGGGGAAGGCGCTCTCGCCTCAGTGCAGCCCTTCTCTGCCCTGCCTGTGTCTCTGGAGGTAAGGGAGCCTCGCTATAAGGCTCAGGGTGCAGAGGTGCACACGTGCTGCAGATCCTGTGCAGGAGACCCCGGGGGGTGAAAGagacggcggccattttagctcCACCTGGCAGGAGTCCTGACATGGATGACGAAGGCAGGGACTCCCTTCCCCTGCTTTCTCCTGTGCATCAGGGACCTTGAGGAGGACCCAGCACCCATGGAGCAgggagactgctgcagattgtccACTGATTTTGTTTTATCAATGCACGAGGCCTATTTCACCAGGCAGGAGCTGGCGCCAAAGAGGCCAACTTTTCAGATGATGCGAGGCAAGGCTAAGAAGGCTCGGGCTGAGGCGCCTCCCAAGGATGGGGGCCATTTTGCGTTTGTTGCGTCTGGATTGATTGCGAGGGGAGAATCTTTCCTCCAAGGATGCGGATGGTGCTGATCCGCTGGTGGACCAGCATTCTGGTCAGGGTATGGATCTGGTGACTGATCTGCTGGGGGACCCAGATGCGGACGAGGTCCCTCTGGCAGAAGGGATGACCCGAGGGTGGTCAGGTTATTCTGTAAGGAGGAATTGCGGCCTCATCTCTCAGGTTCTGGAGGAGCACAGGAGGATTCCAGTGAAGGGATGAAGCAAGTGTTGGAGGGACTGTGTGGACCTCCAAGGGCATTCCCTTTGCCAAAGCAGGTAAAGAAGCTGATTGACTGGGAGTGGGATTTCCCCAGAAGTTGGTTTGAAGGTGTCCAGGGCTATGTCCAGGTTGTATTCCCTGCCGGAGGACATGTTAGACCTGTGGAAACCGCCGAAAGTGGATGCAGTGGTGTCAGCGGTTACAAAGACGACAACAATTTCTATGGCAGGGTCGGCGACCATGAAGGCTGCCTAGGACTGGAAGCTGGAGATCCTGTTGAAGAGCTGAAGTCTCGGCTCTGAGCCTTAGGGCTGCATAATGTGCAGGTGAAGGCAGTGGAATCCTCTGTGGAGCCTGCCAGGAAGCTCGGTTGGAAGCAGGGGTGGCCTACGTGGCAGATGCCCTCTATGATATGCTTCGCACTTTGGCTGGGAATATGGTGTCTGCGGTAGCCGCACGAAGGCTTCTGTGGCTACGTAATTGCTCAGCAGATGGTTGGTCTGCACAGCTTTGTAATCTCCCCTTCAAAGGAAGGTTATAGTTGGGGGAAAATTAGAGAAGCTGATGAAGCATTTGGCAGATTCTAAAGGGAATAGGTTGCCCGAAAATAAGGAAACTAAGACCATCCTGCCTTGCGCTTGCTTCTGTGAAATGAGGAGATTTTGCTCCAGCAGAGGTTCTTCAGGCTCTACCTAGAAGCAGGGTTCAGGAAGGCATCAGACCTTTTGAGGGACCCATACACCAGCCAGAGAGAGTGTTGAACAGGTCTCCAGAGGTGCAAAGCCCATCCAATGAaggcaggctggtccactccttcCAGGTGGCGGTCAGGGGAAAATTATCCtggttttatgaggagtggactaGAATCACTTTGGACCAGTGGGTGTTGGAAGTAATAAGggaaggctatgctttagaattttctctaCCCCTAAAGACGCCTTCGTGGTATCCCATTGTGCTACACCTGGCAAACGGGTGGAAGTGCAGGACACTCTGCTGCAGCTGTAGCAATTTGTTGGAGGAGTTGCAGCTGCCGTTACCACTCCTGGAGGAATCCAGGTCCAGTTTAGGGAAGGGAGTGGATTTGGAGGTTCTGGACTGGGTGGTAATATCCACAGATGCCAGTTTGAGCAGTTGGGGCGCGATATGTCAAGGATCTACAGCCCAAGTGCAGTTGTCTCCGCTGGAAGTGTCCTGGTCAATAAACTGGAAACAAGGGCAGTCTGGAGGGCGCTGTTTGTCTCGCATTACAGCTTGACAGACAGACCTGGCCCTGTGGCTGCTAAGACTTCTAACATTTCATCTTGTCTTTTCTGTAGCATTTGTCCCAGAATTGTTTGCATAGGCCATTTTAATCTGCTTCCGCCAGCTTTCTCACTTTCCTACAACTAATGTTCTGCTTACACAAGACATTTTTTGGTAGATGAAGCGCCTGTTCTTTTTGGGGTTAATAAGAAATGAGTTCTTGTCTTTAAGGGCAACAACGTGGATTAGAAGCCAAGCCTGTCTGATCAGAAACCTTTATTCTAGGGAGAGACATTTCTTTTTATCAaccccgactctggccgagtttcgccccctacattggggctgcctcagggctaaaatatacaaacatatatatctCAACAATAATTGACAAAGTAATCAAAATCATAGTTTCAATTATTGTTGATATATATGTTGTTTGGGGCTGCCTCGGGCTAAAATACCCAATGACAATGTAGGGGGTGAAACTCCGCCAGAGTTGGGCTTGATAAAAAGAAATGTCTCCCTAGAATAAAGGTTTCTGCTTGGCCATtcttggcttctaatccactttgttaccctcatgccttttttttttagatagccttccttgttgtGCTAGTCTCTACTACTTCCAAGAGGTCACAAGATTTGCATGTGTGCATATTTCTCTCAAGTGGAGCCGTTTTCTTATGTGGAGAAAACGTGTATGATGATAGAGGAGGTCTGCAAACAGCCTCTTGGAGGGGAGGAGCCAGGGTAGATACAGGCATCAGACGATGAGCTTATCCGTCTGCAGCAAATAGACTTAAGTTATGTCCCATTCATTCTGACTGTGGAGACGTACATTAGAAGAGGACCTGTCCTTTCTCTTAGCTCAGGCAACCGTCAAGAAGAAGCCTTTCTTGCTGAGTTCTGATAAAGTGCACGGTTTTCATCTGCGGACTGGGACAGACCGtgtttccctgaaaataagacagtgtcttatattaatttttgctaccaaagatgcactaggccttattttcaggggatgtcttatttttccatgaagaagaattcacatatattgttgaaccaaaaaatgaacatttatcatattctgaatagttgtctggttatgctggtttgtgatgacaactaactgtgaatcctgcagggtaaaacaatcacagctgcatgctctggcgttctgtgcgacgggcttgctcccaaataaaaactttgctaggtcttactttcgggggaggtcttatatttagcaattcagcaaaacctctactaggtcttattttcggggaaacagggtatgtgCATGAGTTTTGGAACTGGTCCTTGAGACCTTGCTTTGAAGTGATCCAGAATAACTCATTAGTATGTATAGTTATATACATTTGATTTAAACCTAGGCTAATTTATGTTTTGGTTACCTGAAAGCTAAAGCGATTTGTTGCCCTCTAAGTAGCCTATAATTATACTGAATTAACTGGAGAAGTGCTCATAGAGGTAGGACAGAGCAAAGGTTGCATGAGTCAAGGCCTGGGCTATCACTCTGGCTGCACAGGGAGTATCCACCATGCTGTTTGAGGAGGTAGTGAGAATTTCTGCAATAACTAAGCTTCTGCTCTGCAATGCCCATGGTTACTGCTGCCGTGTGCTACACATTGAGCACTTCTTAAGCACTGGAGGGTGGAAGGATGCCAGGAGCTCAGCACTTGGCCCAGGTCCAAGATTCCTCTGCGCAGTAAATTCACAGCAGAGAACAAAACAGAGCCTCACTTCTTGAGTTAAGTGGATGCCTCATGTTGGCTTCAGGAAAGCCCTACCAGCGGGCTGAGAGGATTTAGAGCTGGCAGGGATACAGGTGCTTCAGTGCTAGATTTCCTGAGAGGGGAGAAGAATTTCTGAATGCCTGTGAAGAGCGAGCACCAAATTCTGGGCTGTGCTAGATTTTCAGCAGCATACAAGTCCCATGGCTGCAGTTTTATAAAGGTTATGCCCTCTGGCTCAGTGCTGAAATGTGATGAATGTAAAGGAACAGGGCTAGGGCCCAAGCTTGTGTCTTCCTTCAGCTGAAGTGGAGGGAAGGTGTCAGCTTCTGGACTTAGGGAGCTAAGTAACTAGGGCTTCATGGGCTCTGGCTTTTGTCATTGCAGGGGACACAGCTGAAGGCCTCTGCTGGCTGCAATTGTACTGGAAGAGCCGGGGCCTCCTGCGTGAAGATGACATCGGTCAGAGCTGATCCAGGGGCAAAGGCTGGGACTGTGCTGGACCTTGAGCCCATGCAGCATTTaccaaggaaaacaaattatGTCAGAAAGAAATGTAATGGGGCCGGCGTTCAGGcacgggggagggggtggcagtcCTGGCCATTGCACAATAGCCACACAGTGATTGCAATGGCTGAGCCAGGCAGGAGGGACTTCATACACCCAGATGTAATTGCTGTGAGGAGAATAACCCAGACCGTAGCAGCAGCCGCTGCCACCTTTGGGGTGTCTTACAGTGGATCCTGCTTACCACCACCTCTGTTGTTACTGTCAAGcaccataaaacatttttttgtaagcAAAGAAGGGCTAACGTGTAAGGTGACACACAGAGGCTTGCACCTGCCTTTAGGGGCCCGTCCACACACAGACAAACGTCTCCTCTGTTTCCCAGATAAGAGTCAAAGGGAGTGTGGAAAAAATCAGCAAGAGAGGGGGTCAGGATGGGTCAGCACAGGAGGGTGAGAGGAGGTCAGCCAGGACCGCAGGATGACTAGGGCTCAGCTGTGAACCAGCTGAGGGAAGCACCGAGATCCTCGGTGATGGCTCCACAGGAGAATTCATCTGACAgatgggccgcgggcagatttttaattattttttacttttggggcctccgacttaatatcgccatgatattaagtcggagggtgcacagaaaagcagttttttctgcttttctgtgcactttcccggtgctggctgaacttaacacctacctttgggtaggtgctaatttctgaaagtaaaatgtgtggcttggctgcacattttactttctggatcacgcgggactaacagggccatcaatgtgcatttgcatgttgcgggcgctattagtttcgggggggtggtTGACCACACGTTTTTCACGCGCTATTACCtcactgtataaggggtaaaaatagcgcgtggaaaacgcacgtccaaccgggggctaacagtgtgctcggcctgagtgcactttactgccTCGGCCCGTTCGTGATTAAGCTCCCTTCTCTGGCCATATTCCAGTCCAGTTTAACAACTCGCTTTTTTGAGACTACTTTTAAATTCTaaacacttctctacaataaatacatctCCCCTAGCttatttgtcatgtatgtttgtgttGACTAGATAGTAAGCTCCATGGAGTAGGGTCTGTGTTTTATGGGTATTTGCACAACGCTGCCCATGTTTAGAAAATTATTAGTAGCAGCAGTGCTATGCAGAACTGTCTCAAAGAtgttactaaaatccaagtacattacagcTAATGCTCTCCCCTAATCTAACTCTCTGCTCACCCTATCAAacaattttatatttgtctgccaaaaccactggattccagaaagtgCACTATTCTCTGTCCTAGTagggattccattaatttactcaccactgaGGTCTCACTCGCCCCTTATTTCCACTTGTGATGAGGGACCACATCTGAAGAAGAGGAAGCTAGAGATCATTTGAGGTCTAGAGCATTATTACAGGTAGCACTTGGGGCAGAGTTGATATAATTTATGGTAGTTTTCTGTTGATGGGGCGGAGGTTGTGGGTGGGGTAGAGGCCACATGGAGGTTGGAGAGGGATACTGGGTCAGAGGTCttgtgggtgggatgctggtgCAGAGTCTGTGTGTTTTGGAAAGGGGTGTTGGGGCAGAGGTTGGGTTGGAAAGGGAGATTGGGGAAGAGGCCATGTGTGGGGTGGGATGCTGAGGTAGAGGCCAGCTGTGTTTTGGAGAGACGCTAGTGCAGAGGCTGTGCGGGTGGGATGCTGATGCAGCCCTGAGTGTTTTGGAAAGGGAGGCTGGGGCAGAGAATAGGTGCGGCTGGGATGCTGGCATGGCCATGTGCAGATTAGAAAGGGAGGTTGGGGCAGAGGCCGGGTATTTGGAGGCTGAGTTTGGGTTTTAGAGTTGATGGGGTTTAATAAAAACGAATCACTGACACAATTGATTTTTGATTGATCTTTTAGTGAAGCAAATAAGAATTATTTTCAGCTCTAGCTGTTGAGCTCTCTTTATTCAATAATTCAGAAAGATAAGAGCTTTCTTATTTACAAGCACCTTTCCCTATGTACAGTCTCTCACTATTTACCTCCATTTGGTATTAGAATCAAAGcccaaaattataaaattaagtTTGTTCTTCAGTCATCACTGCTGTCAGGTGCAGAGTTCACCCGTATTACGTAGCAGCACTCAGGACCTCTGCGTGTGGGAAGA contains these protein-coding regions:
- the HYI gene encoding putative hydroxypyruvate isomerase isoform X3; the encoded protein is MAGRVPAGADRKSLAAEMEMTFVENLKFAASVLQQENIIGLLEPINSRITDPQYYLNTPQHAVNILQKVGSPNLKLQMDIFHWQIMDGNLTNNIQSYFPLIGHIQIAQVPNRDEPDSPGELNFTYLFHLLEKLDYEGFVGCEYSPRGDTAEGLCWLQLYWKSRGLLREDDIGQS